TCTGGAGTATTTTGATCATTCCGACGATTCCATCGTTCGTGGCTGGCGTTCGATCCTGGTGACTGACGGTGACCAGCCTTATATGAAAAGGTGGTGGATTCCTGGCACCAGTATAGGTTATGAGCATTCTTTCATTCACCAGGCGGCTGATTTCTTTGAAAGTCTGCAGACTGGAAAGGATTGCAGCCCTACCTTTAAAGATGCGCTGGAAACCCAGAAAGTCTGTGAAGCAGTACTTGATTCGGCCAATTCGAAAAGCTGGAAAGATACCGGCGTTGAATGGGCGGGGTCCTGATTATAATCTAAAACCCAGGGCGATGCCCTGGGCGGAGGTACTTAGCCCTTACAGGGCGACAATGTAACCGCCCTGTAAGGGCATAATACTTTTCCCCAGGGCAGCGCCCTGGGGAATTCATCTGCACACACCAACCCATTCAGATATGTCACAATCCTTGTCAAAGGTCTGCACACACATTGTATTCAGTACCAAATACCGTCAGCCCCTGATCGACGAAAAGATCGAAAATGAATTATGGAGTTACATGGCTGCCGTATGTAAAGAATGGGGATGCCTGCCCATTAAAATCGGAGGATATTTGGATCATATCCATATTCTCTGCGTGTTATCCAGAAAAATTACGATCATGAAACTTCTGGAAGAGGTTAAGCGAAGTTCATCAAAATGGATCAAAAGCAAAGGGATAAAGTACCAGGAATTTTACTGGCAGAACGGATACGGCATATTCTCTGTAAATCCTTACCAGCTGGAAGTAGTAGTGCAATATATAGCCAATCAGAAAGAACATCATCAGAAGAAGACCTTTCAGGCAGAGTACCGGGGCTTTTTAAAAAGATATAATGTAGAATACGACGAACGGTTCGTCTGGGACTAACTATTTACACCAAAGCAATACCTTCCACGTCACAGGCCCGGTCCCGTGTATCTCATAATCTGCATGCCCGACTATATACTTCAGATAACTCACCTCTCAAAATCTTTCTCAGGTACCAAGGCACTGGATGACGTCAGACTTGATCTGAAAAGAGGAGAAGTACATGCGCTGATGGGCGAAAACGGAGCAGGTAAATCCACTTTCATGAAAATACTGATCGGAATGCTCAAACCCGATTCCGGAAGTATTATTCTTGATGGAGAAGAACTTAAAAACAACAATGTAAATGATATTCTGAAAAAGGGAATATCCATGATCCACCAGGAACTGCTGGCCGTTCCCGAGCTTACCGTCGCCCAGAATATTTTTTTAGGAAGGGAAAAACAAATGCCAGGAAGCATCTTTGGATGGCTTCATGACGGAGTCATGAATGCCCGCGCCGGCGAACTGCTGCGGAATCTGGAGCTTGATATTTCGCCTTCGGCCAAAATGAAGT
This portion of the Dyadobacter sp. CECT 9275 genome encodes:
- the tnpA gene encoding IS200/IS605 family transposase, translated to MSQSLSKVCTHIVFSTKYRQPLIDEKIENELWSYMAAVCKEWGCLPIKIGGYLDHIHILCVLSRKITIMKLLEEVKRSSSKWIKSKGIKYQEFYWQNGYGIFSVNPYQLEVVVQYIANQKEHHQKKTFQAEYRGFLKRYNVEYDERFVWD